One window of Pseudomonas sp. ML2-2023-3 genomic DNA carries:
- the tadA gene encoding tRNA adenosine(34) deaminase TadA yields the protein MRQGRQPQIIDRSRDQDFMREALALAAQGAALGEVPVGAVLVQNGEIIGRGFNCPISGSDPSAHAEMVAIRDAATAVNNYRLPGSTLYVTLEPCSMCAGLIVHSRVARVVYGALEPKAGIVQSQGQFFTQGFLNHRVVFEGGVLAQECGAVLSEFFKARRAKS from the coding sequence ATGCGACAAGGGCGTCAACCCCAGATCATCGACCGCAGTCGCGATCAAGACTTTATGCGCGAAGCGCTGGCCCTGGCCGCCCAGGGAGCAGCGCTGGGTGAAGTGCCGGTGGGTGCGGTGCTGGTGCAAAACGGTGAAATTATCGGTCGCGGGTTCAATTGCCCGATCAGCGGCAGCGACCCCAGCGCCCATGCCGAGATGGTTGCCATCCGTGACGCCGCCACAGCCGTAAACAACTATCGGCTACCGGGCAGCACGCTGTACGTGACACTGGAGCCATGCAGCATGTGTGCGGGGCTGATCGTGCATTCGCGGGTGGCGCGGGTGGTGTATGGCGCGCTGGAGCCCAAGGCCGGGATAGTGCAAAGTCAGGGGCAGTTCTTTACCCAGGGCTTTCTCAACCACCGGGTAGTGTTTGAAGGCGGGGTATTGGCGCAAGAGTGCGGGGCGGTCTTGAGCGAGTTCTTCAAGGCCAGAAGAGCGAAATCCTAG